A segment of the Bombus huntii isolate Logan2020A chromosome 9, iyBomHunt1.1, whole genome shotgun sequence genome:
AATACTGTGATAATCTTTACAAAGAATACACAAATTAACTTTTTATGATGGAAATTGCGAATGGAAAATACGAAAAACATAATATCTATTCAACGAATGACGTGAATGGAGTACGTAGCGTTTAAAAGTGGCCAAGTTATAATCAAtgaaatgttataattttatgaaactcGTTGCTCTGTTGCactaaaaaattaatttgtaaatatcaCAATTCATTTTAATCACATGGCGACTTTTATACGTACAAAATTGTATAGTGCACGCCTTTGATGATGAATGGAGCATAGCGAAGTTTACACGCGTGATAAGTAAATAATCGTAAGAGCAATGCTTCTTGAGCTCTCATAAAGCATTCACTTTTCAGATGCACGTAAAAATCGTCGCGTTGTTAGCACAATGAAAAACACAACGCCCAAAAGTGATTCGGAAAAGATTAGGCTTCTTACGAGCAAGAAACTCAGCGGAGCTATCGGTGGGGATGCGAGAACGAGACTTGACAATATAGGTATCGTGTAGCCGATAAACGTCAGAAACACTACCTTCGCACTTCGGTACATCGAATTCTTGAGGTTTTCAATTTCGGCTGCCAACAAATCGACGAGAAAACTTGGAAGGATCAAATAGTAAGTGACAAAGAATTGTTTCCCTCGATCGCAACACGTACGAACACGGTTAGGCCAGGCTAAGCAGCTGAGGGCGCTGCAATCAATCATTGCTTACGTTTTGCCAGGATGAGAAACCCACTggttcaaatttattttcaatccTCTTTACCTCCGTTACGTCGATCATTTAAATATGTTTTGGTAAcaaacataaataattttatttctgttaaGAATGAGCAGGTTGCAAAtgaatatgtacatacatatacatatatataatttcacAGTATTGAAAGCTTGCGCCAAAAGTATTAAACTGACACACAATCATATCTGTGATATATTAAGCTAGATACGCACTCATTTCATTTGCTctcatttttatatatgtatattttttatattgtcTAGTATGTTGGTGAACCTATCGTTTACATTCGAAAATCATTTCTTCAATTAACGTTAATCAAAGATATAGtaaatgaattaatattaattattgaataaaattatttattagccGCTTTCACGTTTCTTTCATTAAGATAATATCGAaacaaattattgtaaaaCACGCAgttttataatgtaaatagaataaatatagTTTACTCTATTTTAACGAagctaaaatattttactttattttaataaagcaAAAGTAGTATCTTAGGGTCCCTAGATTTGCCCCCACCATTCTGCGATCCGATCGTGATAGGTATTtagtataacgtattacagaACACGATCAGATTGACATTTGTCTTTTTGCTCTCACGTGGATAAGGATAACGCATATCGTACTCTCGCAAGACAGCATTCATTTCCTAATATAGAGATTCAGGACACGGTGAACAAAGGTATAGCAATGGTTCGCGTAATTACTCAGGAAACTTACGATGAAGTTGTTAACGAAAATATGGAGCAATTTTCGATGACTCCTAAAGAAGCTATAGAAGACGCGGTAAAACAATTCGAAGCTCAGGTATTCAGATTTGTTTATTTCTGTTTTTATAACTTAGAGATTTGTGAGAAGCGCTTGTTCATTTGTTATGAAGTCTACTGCAAATTGTATAATGTGTCATTCagaagaataattaaaattttaatgttatttaGCACATAGAAGTTCTTGAAATTGTAGTTTAAGCTTAAACAAATAGTGCATCTATACTATTATGTTAAAGGCATATTTTCCATTAAGTTAATTGTGTTTCATAGGTAGTGATTGTACGATAATAAGATCAaacttatattatttttatatcgtttgGAATTAATTAATGTCTTTTCATACTAATAGCTAACTACCATATAAATGTCAATCTTTATTACACTGAATTGATTGTACATTTCAGAGTATGATGTGCAAGAATACTAGAATTCAAATAATCTAGCACATGTTACATAAGTACATGGTTGTTTTTATCACCTCTATTTTTATAGGGTGTAGACTTGAGCAACAtcattaaagatttaattctcAATGATGACAGCGAATTAATCGTATCTTCTTTAAATCAAATTAATAATGCTATAGAGGATcagaattatgaaaatgttcATCATACATTAGACAAATTGAGAAATGAATTAGACAAAGATATCGCACGTAGAATATATGCTGGAAAGAAGGGGGCATATAatactttaataaaattaatgaaagcCTGTCTTAATAATGCTACTATCATAAAATCGGCATTGAAAGCTATTACTTCATTAATGAATGGTAATCCAGACTTGTTGAATGATGAGGGAATAGCCTTGCAAATACAGTAAGAAGTTATTATTAGTTATGATCAGATATAATGGGTAATAGTTCTTCATCTGTACATTATTCCATCGTTCCATTTGTTAGGATTTTAGATAGATATCCAGATATTTCAACATTACAATTACTTTTACGGTGGATAAGAGAATGTTGTATAAAACACGAGCTTAATAGACAAGGTATTTTTAATGCGGATATCTTTAACAagcttaaaaaaatattgattcGTGATGATACGTCTGGACCCGAGTTAAGAGATGCTTGTGCTGTAATTAGAGCCTTGGTGTTAGATGATGATATTAGACACGAATATGGAAAAGCTCATGAGCATGCAAGTGTTATTGCAAAAGGAGCCCTCAATGTCCTTACTGGGTTGTTGCCAAGTAAATAGCATTTAATCGTTCCTGTGTTTAGAAGTAATTGTGTACATGAAGTTTTAAcattgtattttattgtatataggATATAAGAAAGATAAAGGGGTCGTGGGTGACTTAATGATAACTTTAGCGGCGCTAATCGTGCGGAACGAATTTTGTCAGGAAGTAGAAGATGCAGGAGGGCTAAAGTTCGTCATAGATGTTATGATCGATCATCCAGATTCAGAGAAATTAAATTGGCAAGCCTTAAAATTGTTGAAAGCCTTAGCTGGAAATGACGATGTAAAGTCTCATATTATAACATCAGGCTGTGGCCCTTTGATTGTTTCTGCTATCAGTAGAATGAGAGTAAGTTTGCATTTTTCTGACGTTGCTTTTAATGAAACACGTTGTCCAGTAATTAGTCTAGATCGTTGTATTGAAACGTTGATCACATCATAGGAATCTGAGTGTGTAGTGACCGCAGGACTTGCATGCATTTCCGCATTAACACTGAGGTGTCCCTCAAACGCTGGTGTGTTTTACGATTGTGGAGCGCCGCTTGTAATCGTAGACGCGATGAAAGCTTATCCTAAAAGCGTGACTCTGTTGAAACAAGCTGCTTGGGCTGTACGCAATATGTCTGTACGAAATAAGGCAGAATGTTCAGAATTTATTACTCATGGTATAGAGGACGTCTTGACAAGTGCCCTTAAACTACACGGTTCTAAGGTCGAAAGTGACGTGAAGGCGGCTTTGAGGGACCTGGGACTGAAAGTAGAATTGAAAGAACGATGGACCGGTAAAGGTGTATCCATGAACAATTAATCATTGTCATTGCGACCATATGCGACTTGAAAatgtttcaaacattttttacattttgcttgaaaaaatgtcaaatataTATCAAAACTTAACAGCTGATATTAGTATTTTTCATAGCACTcgtatttatatgtattatatatatatatatatatattgtttttttaacttgttttttatatactagatatatttatatgttgtgtattattataaatttataataaacttttatctttaatacgataaaaatgtGATTGATGATTCACGATTGCGCATGAAAACCACTGATATAATTCTTATCGTGACAGCTTGTTTGCTGATATTGTTTCAAAAAATCGGATTTTCATagttttatcttttctttctttttattgaaCAAACACAAAATCTTGTTTGCCAACACGGGAACAATACATTTCCGAAAAATTGAGATTCGGTTAATAACAATTACGCGAAGAATGTATCTTATTTGCTAGACATTTCAGACAAACTTTTCAATTCGGTTACCAATCTGATTCGGTATTTTCGTAAAGTATAAGCtcgatttttaatattttgtcatttcggattttcaaggtccttTTGAGCAACGTCAGGtgtataatatacatgtatCCGATTATTGGGAATAATATCCGAAATTACATCCACGTTTAAACACGTAAACACATCCATGTATGATGTACACTGTACAACATTGAATTTTGCCGATCAGTCTATACTCTCCATTTTTCCTTTACACGTCTCTACAACAGATACAATGATAAACCATCGGGATGAAGTTTCCATGAAATTACCCCTCCGACTGTTTTAACAATAGTGATAAATGTACTCGACGTAATAGATATTGTTCTCAATAGGCTTTGGTAAGGATTTAAAACATTAAGAATTAGGGGGTTAAAATTGATGAAAACTTCTCATGTTATAGACAATGTTCTTTGAATATCATAGAATACACATTTACGATGAGGAACTGGCGGTCGGTCCGCGACATTTCCTTACATCGATAAACCATTGTTAATTATTCTTCGTTGTACTTCACTCCTGCAAGAGACTACGATTATATCACAGTCTTTGACGAGGTCACATTTGCTGGCGAGCTCTATACGTCTCGAGCGAATGTGATAATACAATAAACATACCTTTATTTACTAAAAAGTGATCGAAAGTAGACGCAAAATATCGTGAGTTCGAAAATGAATCACAGCTTAGATCTCTACGTTTACTTTCATAGATCCAAGTGTACTTTTGGTTAAAGCAATCGcgtaagaaaatatatatatgtatatatttgaaaaatctactagaagaaaatataaatacagcctttggaaaatgaattttaactACGCTGCTATCCTATTAATCCAACGATCCTTCGATAGCTAGAATCGGTTTCGATTTGTGCAAGTGATCGTTTCTAAGTGTAGAGACAAACGTAATGCTCGTGTGGGTACGTTACATGGTGAAATGTATACACCGCTTGTATCTCTACGAAACGCATGCCCACATCGTAAGGTActtgaaacttttttttttctttttcttttttcaatgtTGCTCGACTACTCCTTTTCTATTCCTATCCTTGCAACACAAGTCAGCACTTGCTGGCCATTTAAATAACATACCGTAGGTAGGGGGATGCCCTTCGCCGAGACACGTACATTTACCATTCATGGTGCGCGTCACAgccataaatattaatactcAAATAGTAAACGGGATACGGTACAGTTATAGGTATACAGATCTACTGTAAGAGCTGACGTTCGGTTGAGCAACTTTTCTCCAATCTGGCACGAAAGTCATTACCAACCATGTAATTAGATGCGTTTTGTTGAATCGGTAATAAGTCTGTAATTAGAACTTGCGGAACTGTTTCGTACACGCATGCAGTACACGTATTTCGAATCGGTAGCTACAACGTGCGTATAAAAAACGAAGACTAGCAAatgaacaaaaagaaaaacaaaaaaaagaaggaaatcgAAAGTAAAATGGAAAAGAACCGAACGAACGAgaagaatagaaaattctACCTCGTCTAAAATAATTCGGGTAATCGACACTTACCTGTGAATCAGCCTGTGTCGgtgtaaattaaataaacgataCAAGGAAAAACGGAAAGTTTATTGAAACGAATTGCAACAGAAATTAGAACAGCTTCTCGAGAGACACAAAGCGGGCTCGGAGTATGGTACGGTGTCCGCAGATTTCCTTGATGTCGAGAAGGCAAACCGGAATGCGATTTAATTGACACTGAGAATCGATTGCCCACGCAGTTTTCACGAGGTTTCCGTTAATCGTTTGAAAACGTTACCTACTTAAAATTAACTCAACGTTCATATATCTTATAAAGGTGTTTGTACGCGCGATTAATTCATCGATTAATAATACGTCGAAAACCTCTCGCGACTTCTACCAGGGACGACGAAAATTAAATTCGATTCTACGTATACAGTATACCAGTGACTTTATACTTTCTACACAGAGACAAGCGTATATTTGATTCAATACCATTGCTATAGTTAATATCCTACGACTATGCTCGCATATTAAGAACAGGCGAATCAGTTGAGTTGACATCGACCACATAGAACGACGAATACACGAACGTCTTGATACTTTTTCGTGGTTAGCCCGAGGTGAAATATTTTCCTAGAGATCGAACGCGTTTCTCGAACTCGTTCCTCGAGACAGGAACGTTAACGAGGGGAAAGGATGTCGGCGTGCTTCCGGTTCGGAGTTGCCGTGCTGTCCTTGTCGCGGATgaatttgttaataagtcGGGTTCGTAAATCAAAATCGCCAGATTCATTCGATTCGATATGTTAATTAAATGCTCAGATAACAGAAATTACCCGCGGCCTGCATCCATCGTGGTACAAATAGTCTATACGGGCACATAAATAAAGTTTTGCAACTAATACAGCCTACCTATCGTAGTACATCGAGAGCACATGCAGTCGTATCGATCGACACGTTTTGCTTCTTCTTTTCGCGGAGACACCGCAGGCAGCTCGTGTACTCGCTCGGAGctcgtttcgtttcgcgtgTCCACGCACGCTTGTCCAGGCACAAGCTCGCAGGTTTACCTAAATGGATACATGGGCGTACAGGTTTCACATGGAACGCGCATGCAAATGGGACCGCAACTCATCCAGGGGCGTAACAATGATAATCCCTCGTTCCTTGCCGACGATCGAGCGTATTTATCGGTCCCTACTAAATCTACGGTATCGCAGGATTTCGGAAAAATTCGATAGCAACTTCCCCCGCCCATAGCCTTTATCGATGCTCACATGCTTTTGCTTTAGAAACGTTTGCTTCGCTCTCGTTCTAAACGCACGACTCGAGATCTCGAAGTCGAATTATCGGTGTCATCGGTCTTGGTCGAACACGGCGGAATTGGAGTGCGGGGCCAAGATCGATGCATTGACAAAATTACGCCCCTGCAGCTGGCTGTTCACGCGGTCACACTGAGAGATATCTACACACGCAACACACGTGCATACATGCCGTACGATACGAGTTTCTGGTGCACAGACGCATCATGCTGTCTGGCGTTCCATTTACAAACGCCCTCGGTACACTCGTTTATTCTCCAACGACTAGTTGATTCTTCCGTACTAGCGAATTTTCATCTATTTTCTGCATTTTCGCGGGCAATTAAATAATCGTTCTTCCGCAACGTGCCGCGTCGGAATAAGATAAcagaaggaataaagttacgCGGGGTTAGCTTGTTATCgcgttaaataaaattatacatgtaAGAGGGTCGTTCCTTTGTCACAGTCTTATTGGTCGCTGAAATCCCCCGTTCAAGTTTCCCCGTTTACATTTAGCTAAGGGAGGAAAGCAACGAGTTTAATCGAACACAAAACGGCCGCGACCATGGTTGGGTGGACCTGCCTGAAACGGTGGCTTGTTCTCGCCGTCGAACGACTATTCACGACACCGACAGCACGAATACTTGTAGTACTTGATGCGGCACAGACCGTTCTTCACGACCAACGCACAATTTGGATGTTTGTCGACGCACTCCGACGACGCCTCGTAAGCTTCTGAAATTGTCAACAATTTATAGATTCGTTAACACACGTTGCAATACGAACCGAATGAAATACGAAGGACCAAAAAGCTTACTTTTCGGTGGTTTGCTCGACGACGAAGGATCCTTTTTACACGGATCCAAACTGCACTGCTGGTGGCCGCTAGGTTTCGCAACATCCTCGCAATTCGAGTTGCTGACACCCTCGAGAATACAACGAACCAGCCTGGTTTGCACTCCGGTGCCGCATGTCACCGAGCACTGAAAAACCGTGTTGGTATTTATATCCATATTTATATGGGTATTTATATCGCAAAGTCAAAAAGTCACGGTGGTCGAGCGATCGTAAATCTACGCGCCCGACTCGACTCTGGCGATTTACCTTCGACCAGTTCGAGGTGAACCATGTCGGTGTACACGCGCTCGCTCTGCATACTTGTTCGTTTGCTGGCCTCGAACCGTTGCAATTGCTCGCCGGCGACACGACTAATTCTTTGTTCGTCCTTGCGACGCAAAGAACTTCTCGATACTGGACACCCACTCCGCAAGACACGGAACACTGAAACCATATTTGTCGATGCTTGTTCAATCGAGACGATAGCAACTGATACGGTGGCGTCGTTTTGTCATCACCAAAGATTCGACGACGAGCCACGAGAGTTACTCTGTGTTTGGTTATCTGTTACTAACGAATGACCATGGTCCGGTGAACCATTTCGCGCTATCGCAGTTCGATTCTCTTCCGAAACATTGTCTCTCCGTTTCCGGCCTCTCTTTGGGATTGCAGAACAGCTCGCTACCATCGGCACAGGCCACTTGCCTCGTTTCCACTCCGCTACCACATTCTGCCGAGCACTGAATCAAAGATAAAGAGACGCGTTCGGTGGATATCCCGTGTCTTACAATCCTTCCTTTTCGATTATTGATTTTACCTTGGACGACCATTGCGAGTAGAGCCAAGGAGCACTGTGCTCGATCCCGGTGCGCATACAAGGCGCGGATTCGCAGATTTTCCGAGAGTCGGGTTTGTTGAACGCGGAACAGGCATCCCCCGACGTGATGCATGTCACCGTTCTGTTACGAATTCCCGTTCCACAAGTTGTCGAGCACTGAAATCGTAAAAGCCCGCTGAAACCGTGTCAGCCGTTCGAGTACAAAATGCATTTCGCTTAACCGTTGCATTAGCCGGGCTTCGGGCCACTTTTCTAAGCGAAAGGAAGCGGCAAAGCTACTTTACAAGGAGCGCTCTATCTGTATGGAAGggaaaaaaacaagaaaaaaggaaCGACGTACTGGGCCCCAGGCGCCGACGTCCCATCTGGGTGTGTCGTGCTGAGAGTGCATGTGCCTCAATTCCGGACCGTTCGTGCAAGCCGGTTTCGTACAGGTTTCCACGCTTCTAAGGTCAGGCGGTTGTACGCACGCACCGGCTGCCACTCGCATCGTCAAATTCGCATTTAGTTCCTGTACGCACTCCAATTTCCGACTCCTTGTCCCGATGCCGCAGCTGACCGAACATTCGCCCCACGGCTCGGCCCTCCACCTGCAACCACGTACAATTCGTTTGCAAATTTAACGCGCGAGATCGTTTTGCGAGCCAATTTTGCAGGCGAATTACCATAAGAAAGCGAGTTACCTAGGCGGACAGGGGTTGTCGTTGCAACGCAACGGGGGCGGTTGTTGCGGTTTTTCCACGCTACGACAACGTTTGTCGTTCACGATCATCTGCCTGTTCTCGCGGAAGCACTTGAAGATCGCCGTCTGAACGCCTAGAAACGGAAGTGGCATTTTAACGCtatcttcgtttctttttacgATTTTCATTCGAACGTAATTCTTCCGGCCGTGTGATGTTCGCCGAGATCGCAACTTGCTCGAAAGGATCGAAGGGTCGCGCGGTATTCGAGGCCAGTTATCGTCGTTGTCGAGAATGGAAATTAAGAAAGGGTCCGTGACAGCTGTCTCGACGTTATCTCGGACTCGCCCGTATGAGCCGTCAGTCTAAATGAAAAAAATCTCGGTGGTCCTGGCTTCGCGATGCGGCATCGGACACGGTCGCGTGTAAACGTTCCGACgtcaaagagagagagaacggaGAGCCGACCGCTGGAAAATAATAACGCGAACGTTGGTCACGGATGTGGGGCTTCCTGCTAATAAATTTCATGAATTGGATGGCACTTCCGCGATGGCGATGAGCGAATCGAGCGTTGTAATCTCACGGCCCTCCGAACTCCGGCGATAATACCGAAACGAACGAGTCTCGGCCGACTTCCCACGCGCGTCTCGATTAGTCGAGCTGCTTGTTCGTTGCTAAAGCTCGTTTTAATTGTCTACGCGCTTTTTTCCTAATTGAACGTTTAATTACCGTGTCCGAAAAATCGAGCTCGTGACCCCATCACCAGTTGAAACATTGATACAGATTAGAATCGTGTG
Coding sequences within it:
- the LOC126869260 gene encoding armadillo repeat-containing protein 6 homolog produces the protein MVRVITQETYDEVVNENMEQFSMTPKEAIEDAVKQFEAQGVDLSNIIKDLILNDDSELIVSSLNQINNAIEDQNYENVHHTLDKLRNELDKDIARRIYAGKKGAYNTLIKLMKACLNNATIIKSALKAITSLMNGNPDLLNDEGIALQIQILDRYPDISTLQLLLRWIRECCIKHELNRQGIFNADIFNKLKKILIRDDTSGPELRDACAVIRALVLDDDIRHEYGKAHEHASVIAKGALNVLTGLLPRYKKDKGVVGDLMITLAALIVRNEFCQEVEDAGGLKFVIDVMIDHPDSEKLNWQALKLLKALAGNDDVKSHIITSGCGPLIVSAISRMRESECVVTAGLACISALTLRCPSNAGVFYDCGAPLVIVDAMKAYPKSVTLLKQAAWAVRNMSVRNKAECSEFITHGIEDVLTSALKLHGSKVESDVKAALRDLGLKVELKERWTGKGVSMNN